Below is a window of Pseudodesulfovibrio sp. JC047 DNA.
ATGATATTTTAATCCTAGCCATGTCGGCCTCCTTTGAGCTTCACTTTTACTGGTACTGTTACCAGATTAAGCCTTGGAGTGCCGACATGGTATTTTTGTGTATTGAGATGGTATCCCACCACCCAAGGAGACCCAACCATGGCTTTTTTCGACCGCTTTGTGCAGCCGTATCGCATTGGTGAAAAGAATTTCGAACGAGGGCGAACCGCTGAATTCCGTCGCGATGAAACAAAGGCCGCCGCATATTTTGCCACGGCAGCCACCGCGTTTGACGACCATCTGCGCAAAAAAACCGCCGCACACAAGGACGTGCGCCCGTCGCATCTGGTCATGGCCGGTATCTGTTATGCCCGAACTGGACGTTTTGAAGACGCCCTCCACACCCTTGAAACATGTCTCGAAGCAAAGGATATTCCTGATGCCTTCCTTCATGCCGGATACGCAGCAGCCAAACTCGGCAAGACGAAAACCGCCATTGCGCACTGGACACACTACCCGGACTGGGCCGGACAACGCATCATCAGCACGGCCCTTAAAACAATCCTGCGGACCATTCAATCCGCCGATGAACCGGACCTTCAGTTTGCCTGTGAAGCCGTGGCCAACGCCATCCGAGCACAAGACGCATACAACCGTGTGGACAGGAATTTTCGAGACAGGGGACAACGAGATCGTGAACACCGGCAGGGATATTGACCCACCATTTGTCAACCCGGTCCAAAGCATGTAATTTCTTCTCCATGCCACACAGAATTCTTCGCTTGAAATTCACTCTATCCGGACTGGTCACGCTCTTTTTGCTGGCCCTTGTTTGTGCAGTTCCGGCCCATGCAGCCGATACCACCGTTATTGGCACTGACACTCCGACGCAGGATGTCCCCAATGTTCAGGCCGCCGTGGACAAGGGCGGCTCAGTGCTGCTCAAGGGACATTTCAATTTCGGAACCGACGGGCGAATCAAAATCACGAAAAACATCCGCATTTCCGGAGAAATCGACGAAATAGGTGATCCAAAAACACTCATCAGCGGCGGATTTTGGACATTGTACGCCCCTTTGCCGTACCCGGACGCTCCTCCGGCCGAAACCGGGCCCATTGTGGCCATCCGCGCCATCCGATTCGATCGGGCCAAAGGCTCGCCGCTTCATTTCCCGCATGTCAGTGGGCTGGATATCAGGGACTGTGTCGTGACCAACGTCCTTCCCCAACAAATCGACATCGAACGATCCGAACGGGACACCCTGCCCTTTCAAGCCGGAGTCGTTGTGGGCAATCGCATCGTCTTCACCAAAGGACCATTGAAAAAAGCGGTGACCGGCACGATTCGAATTGAAGACAATCGGTTTTTCATGGAAGACACCCACCCGGACACCACAGCGGGATTCGGCGTTCTCGCGAACTGGACCACCGGCGCAGCAATCACTATCCGCAACAACACGATCCTCCACACCTCTCGCAACGCCATTGAAGTGCTGGATAACGTCCGGGATATCAAAGGGAATGGGTCCATATCCATCGCCGAAAACCGCATCGTGACTGCCGAAGAAGGAATTCCCTACCCACACAAATATACCCCGAACGGCATTGTGGCCGGCTGGTATTTCGATACGCGAGGGGGCACGGATTTTTCCCGCAACAGTCGAATTGCCATAACCGGCAACCGCATCGAAGGACGCGGCAATGCCTCCACCGGAATATTGCTCTATGCCAATGACACTGTGGTCACCTGCAACGACATCGTTCTGGCAGGCGGCGACAGGTCTCGCGGCATCGTTCAGACCGGCTCGCGCGGTTTTTTTGCCAACAACCGGGTCCGGGGTGAAGGTCGATACGCGATCTATTGTTATCCCTTTGAATCACTCAAGGCCACGGCCAACACCTTTGCCTGGACCGATCTCAACGATTTCACTGGCATCAAGGGACATATCCTGCTTGGCGGTCAGGTCAACCTTGTCATCGGCACAGCCCCTTTCCTTCTGGATAAAGGCCGGGGCAACCGGGTCGTTGAAACGCCTCCATGCGCGCTCCCGGAAATCGATCCGGAAAACGAATCCTGGACCTCAACAGAATAACCGGATCGACCAAATCAGTGCCAATGGCCTCAGGCACTGTTCCTCCAACCTAAAAGAAAAACGGCTTTTGTGTTGACACCCCCTCATTCTCACTATATTGATTGATAACGATTTTCAATTTCAACAACAAAAGAGGCAAATATGTGTGCTGCGCTCGTTGGCGGAATGGACAGGCTCAAAAGGGAATACATGATTGAAGCCAAGAAAAATGGCGTCAAACTCAAACATTTTACCGGCAAGGAACGAAAGATATCCCAATCATTGGGAAACGTCGATTTTGTGGTGATGTTCACCAACAAGGTCTCCCACAAGGCCCGGAAAGACGTGCTTGACGCAGTGCGCGGCAAGAATGTTCCGGTCTACATGCACCACTCCTGTGGCATCAGCACCCTGCGCAAACAGTTGGGTGAAGTTGTCGGCTAACAGGACTCCTGTTCGCTCCATCCTTGAATCAACTGAATAACCTTCTGCGTCAATCCTTCGAATTCAGGCTTGGTTACTTGGGCATCAGCCATGACGGCCTTGCCTTTGTGCAGGACGGATTTTGAAATAAGTGATGAGAACAAGGTCACGGGCAACACCTTGAGCACAGGATCTTCCTTGATTCGGCGAGTCAACGTGTAGCCATCCATCTGAGGCATTTCCACGTCCGACACCACCGCGTCCAGATACTCCAGAGGACTTTTTCCTTCCTCGATGGATTTTTCCTTGATGTCTTGCAACCGTGCCCATGCTTCGGCCCCATCACCGACCATGTCCACGTCAAAATTCGCCGTGGTAAAATTATTTTCCAACAACTGCCGCACGGATGTGGAATCATCCGCGATCAATGCACGATATCGCTCATCGGCAACCACACTGTTCTCTTGCACATTGGCAGCCCCGGATCCGTCAAGATCAGCCAGGACCTGTTCAAGGTCGAGCATGAGGACAAATCGGTCCTTGATCTTGATCGTGCCGGTAATGCAGTTTGTCTCCATGGACGAAACGTACTTGCTGGGCGGCTCCACATCGGCCCAATTGACGCGATAAATCTGCGTTACGCCGGAAACCAGAAAACCGGTGATCATGGAGTTGAATTCCGTGACAATAATCGGTTCATTCGGGGCTGGTGCCTTGGTGATATCAAGCCAGACGCTCAAATCCACAACGGGCAAAATCAGATCTCGAAGGGGAATCGTCCCAAGGAAACTCGGATGCACGGCCGCTTCGGACCCTTCAAGTCCCTCTGGAGCCTCGACAACTTCAAGAACTTTGGCGACATTCACGCCATAATATTGGGTGACCACACCCTTCTCAGTCTCTTCCTTGACAAAAAACTCAATAATCTCAAGTTCATTTGTCCCTGTTTCCAACAATATATCAGCCTGGCTCATTTGGTTTCCTCCCTTCCCCGAATGGACTGTCCGAAGACACGCTTAACACGGCCTCATACCCAAAATGAATGATTATTTTCACTTTTATCCGATTTTGACACCACCCCTTTCAGGCACGACAAAACCCCACAAACAAAAAGCTCATGGGGTCTGAAAAAAACGACGCATCTTTCATGAACACGTCACGCTGTGACGCGCTGCATCAAGGGCACCGTATTCCCTTGTTCAGGACGTCGCGACCTCGCCAACAGTTCCCGCTTCATTCCGCAGGGTATCCCATTGGACGGGCTCTTCGAGCTGAACAGCGCGATTGAGAACCTTGCCCAAAACTTCATCCCAATGGACCGGAGACACACCGACTCTCGGACAACGCGTGGTCAGATCCGCTTCGGTCAAGACATGCCCCGCAGGCAATTCCCGAGAAAACACGATGCATTTACGGAGTTTTTTGGAAGCGGCCTGCTCTTCGGGAAACACGACCTTTCCCTTGACCTGAATGGCTTTTTCCACTTCCCGAATCATGGTCACCATGGACGCCAGTTCCTGCGGTTCCAGCGACGCTTGGTGATCGGTTCCCTTCAGGCTTTTATCCAACGTGAAATGCCGCTCGACAACACACGCTCCAAGAGCTGCTGCGCCCACACTGGGACCAACGCCCTTTTCATGGCCGGAATAGCCCACAGGGACGGTGTACCGTTCCCTCAAAGCGTCCATGACCGGCAGTCCAATCTGGTCTTCCGGGCAGGGATACGTGGAATTGCAATGCAACAGAATCACCTTGTCATGAAACGCATGAATTTCGGCCAAGGCCACATCAATATCTTCCAGACTGCTCATGCCGGTGGACAAAATGATCGGAATACCCGTAGCAGCATACTTGCGTACCAACGGCACATTGACCAGCTCAGCAGAACTGATCTTAAGCAGCTCCACATCCAGGCTGACAATCTGGTCAAGACTGGGTGCATCCCAGGCTGAAGCAAAAAAGATCAATCCCTTGGATTCGCTGTACGCCTTCAGCCGTCCCATTTCTTCAATAGACAACTCCAAAGCGTCACGATGCTCACCATAGGTCGGTCCAAAACTGTTGGGGCCGGTATACGGCGCAGCCCTGCCCTCCCGGGTCAGAAGGGCCTCGGCATCCCTTTTTTGAAATTTAACCCCCTGCACACCGGCAGCGGCGGCTTCATCGACCATCTTTTGGGCGATATTGTACTCACCTTGATGGTTGTTGCCGATCTCTGCGACAATAAAACAGGGATGGCCGGAGCCAATGGTGACACCTGAACGAAGTGTGACGGACTGAATCTGTTGCATATCAGAATCTCACAATTTGAAATCCGCGCTTTTCAGAATATGGCTCGAGCTGCTCGAAAATCTCGGCCTGTTTGCCAAAAGAAGTAATGACAACGGCATCGCAGTCAACCTGATCCAGAACATGCGGCGCGGAAACCACATGACCATTAAAAATCTGCCCCTGTTTCTTCGTATCATTATCAAGCAGTGCCAGTATTTGGAATCCTGTCTCTCGAAGAGCGGACAGCACCACTTCGCACGTCTCGGAAGCACCGAACAAGACCAATTTTGTCTTTCCCTGTTTTTCCAGAAAACCAAGCCGGTTCAACACGAATTCCTTGATCGTCGAGTACAGACGAACCGTTTCAGACGAATAGTCGGAAAACATCCGCTGTCGAGACGCCTTACCCTGTTCTGTCAGGGTATAGTTGTAGCTCTTTCCGTTGACCGGGTAAAATTCTATCAATTGTTCGGATTGCAGTTGCTTGAGATATTGATTGACCATGGCCCCGGACAGATGAAGCTGCCGACCCAACTCAAACTGGGACACTGTGGAATCCCGTGAAAGCGCATCCAAAATGGCAAGCACTCGCGCGCGCTTGCTCGGTTTCAGATAACACCCATCGGTTATCAACATTCCGGGAATCACATTTTCACCATGGTCAGCCATAACTCTCTCGGTCGTTCGTTCGGTCAATGAATCATCCTCGACACAGAGGATTTACACATCAAAACATGTCACTCTAGACAGGGGCTGTAGCCCTGTCAACACACCAATTTTCCATGATTTGAAACGGATTTTCGTCCATGTCTTTTTCAAAGCCATTGCGCGACAATCGTTGACACATTGAATAATCGGTCGGTTTCAATGCAAACTTTAGCCGCACGGAAATCCTTTCCTCATTCTGGAAACAAAAAAAAGAGTTGCAAAGAATCTGCCAAAACACGATTCTCCCGATGGCAAACGGGGCCCTCTCAGATCAACTCGCTGGCATTCATATGTTTATTTTTCATAACATGCTGCCAGAAAAACACATTTTCCCAGCCAAAACGGCAATGATGCGTTCGTTCGTCAAAAACTCGACTTGTCACCGTTTGAAACACACTGTATTGACCCCGTGCCCCGCCTATTATAGGTTTGGGAGACACTATTATTTCAACACAACAAGGATATCCTCTCCATGGAGCATATAGAACGCCCCTGGCTCAAGGCGTATGACCCTGACGTGCCGCCAACCCTGGACTATGACAAAATTCCCTTATTCCGTTTTCTGGACAGGGCTGCCCACAAATGGCCAAAACGAACGGCCATTGTCTTCAAGAACTGGTCAATCACCTATGCCAAGCTCAAAATTCAAAGCGAAATTTTCGCAGCCAATCTCAAAGCCGCCGGAATACGCAAAGGGGATCGGGTTGCCCTGATGCTCCCCAACCTCCCGCAGACCATCATCGCTTTTTGGGGCGTTCTGCGGGCAGGAGCAACAGGTGTCATGACCAATCCGCTGTACATGGAAACGGAAATCATTCACCAGTTCAACGATGCAGGGGTCAGATGCTGCATCACTCTGGACATGCTTTGGCCCAAATTAAATAAATTGCGAGGGGCCATTCCGGTCGAAAAATTCTACATCACCACCGTTGGTGAAGGATTGAAATTTCCCCTCAGCACTCTGTATAAACTCCAAGCCAAAAAAAACGGCACTGCTCCCAAAATCCCCTACGACGGAAAACACGTCCTCCCCTTCAAAGACCTGACCAAAGGCCGCGAGAGATTCACCGAAGAAAAAACGAACTATCAGGACCCGGCCCTGTTCCAATACACTGGCGGGACCACCGGCGTGGCCAAGGGATGCATTCTCAGTCATTTCAATATCAGTGCAAACATGCGGCAGTGCCATGCCATGATGCACACTCTGGGTAAGGAAAAAGAAACCTTTCTCGGTATCCTCCCCTATTTCCATATATATGGATTGACCACGTGCCTGGCCTGGCCCACCAGTCTGGGCGCAACGCTCGCTCCATTCCCGAGATACGTCCCACTGGATGTCCTCAAGGGCATCAACAAGCTCAAGCCCACGGTCTTTCCCGGGGCACCGTCGCTGTACATTTCCCTGCTCCAGCAGAAGAACATCGACAAGTATGATCTCAAGTCCATCAATGTCTGTGTGTCCGGGTCCGCGCCCATGCCAGTTGAATACATGGAACAATTCAAGGAACGCTCCGGCACCGCCATCACCGAGGGGTATGGCCTGACCGAGGCCTCTCCAGTCACCCACTTCAACCCGCTGGAAGGCGTGAGCAAGGTCGGTTCCATCGGACTGCCCTTCCCGGATACAGACGCAAAGATTGTTGATATGGAAGTCGGTGGCGACCCGCTCCCGCCGGGCAAGCGCGGGGAACTCGTGGTCCGAGGACCGCAGATCATGCAAGGCTATTACAACCGCCCGGACGCCACGGCCGACGTCCTGCGAAACGGCTGGCTGTACACCGGCGACATCGCCACCATGGATGAAGAAGGATATTTCTACATCGTGGACCGCAAGAAAGACCTCATTATCTCGGGTGGATACAACATCTACCCACGAGAAATCGATGAAGTGTTGCACTCGCATCCGAAAATCAAGGAAGCCGTATCCGTGGGTATCCCGCATGAAGCACGCGGTGAAATCGTCAAGGCATACGTCGTGACACAACCGGGCGAAACGTTGTCCAGAAGTGACGTCATTGCCTACTGTCGAGAAAAAATGGCCAACTACAAGGTCCCCCGCAAGGTCGAGTTCCGGGAAGACCTTCCCAAGACCATGGTTGGCAAGGTGCTTCGCCGCGCTCTGCGAGAAGAGGAAGAAGCAAAGATCGAAGCGAAAAAGGCCCGAAAAGCCCAAAAGAAAGCGCAAAAAAACGCAAAAAATGACACCCAATAACAGCAACGGTACATTCCGTGGCGAAGTCTTCCGGAAGCACCGCGAAACACGAAATGGCCACCGCGCCGTGACGCTGTGGTTCTGCGGCCTGTCCGGAGCCGGGAAATCAACCATTGCCCACGCCGTGGGAAAACGCCTTTTCGACAGTGGCATTCATGCCTACACTTTTGATGGCGACAACGTCCGGCATGGGCTGTGTGGCGACTTGGCTTTTTCACCGAAGGATCGAGCCGAAAACATCCGACGTATCAGTGAAATGACCAAACTCTTCATGGACGCCGGGACCATCTGCCTGTGCGCGTTCATTACCCCGGAGCACGACGTTCAACAGCGTCTCCGTGCCATGCATGAAGATGGGGATTTCTATCTCATCCATGTGGACTGTCCGGTCGAAGAATGTGAGAAACGTGATGTCAAAGGGTATTACAAACTCGCTCGGCAGGGAAAAATCAAAAATTATACCGGCATCAGTGCTCCGTATGATCCACCGGAAAACCCGGACCTGCACCTTGAAACAGCCACCAGATCCCTCGAAGACTGCGTGACTGAAGTCCTGGATTTTATCAAAAGGAAAACACTCAATTCGTCCATGAAATAAGCCATAAATACACAATTGAGTTTTTTGAAAACTTTATGTTGACAATATTGGAAACCGAAATTTTTCTTTTTGAAAAATTTCGGTTTCATTTCTTATGAAACACCTTGAAAAGACGTCTTTTATCCAACCATACCACCATATTTGCAAAATTGTATTTTGAAAACCCCCTTCCTCTAACGGGGTATTTCGTGTAAGCATCTACGCTGTTTCGATTGGTAACTACTATTTCTATGAGAGGAGGAGAGGATGAAAGGAGTTTTCAAAGGCATTGGTCTGCTGGTCCTGATGATGGTATGCAGTGCTTTTCTGTTGGCTGGTTGTAGCGAGGAAAAATCAAACACGATCAAGATCGGCTTCAACCTGCCGCTGACAGGTGACATCCCGGAAGTTGGCGAAGGGTCCAAAAACGCGGCAGAAATGTATCTCAAGGACATCAACGACGCGGGTGGCCTGGACGTCGGCGGCCAGAAGTATATGCTCGAATTCGTGTACATGGACAACGAATCCAAGGCAGAATCCGCCACCAATGTTGCCCTGAAACTCATTGACCAGGAAAATGTCGTGGCCATCATCGGTCCCAACTCATCCAGACAGGCTGTCCCCGCAGGCGGCACCTGCAATGAGAATCGCGTGCCCATGATTTCCCCGTGGTCAACCAACCCGAGCACCACGCTCAATCGCCCTTGGGTCTTCCGCGCCGCCTTCCTCGATCCCTTCCAGGGACCTGTTGCCGCGGATTTCGCATCCAAGAAATTCGGTGCCAAAACCGCTGGTGTCATCTTCGACGTGTCCAACGACTATTCCAAGGGTCTGGCCGAAATTTTCAAGACATCCTGGGAAGCCAAGGGATTGGGTCCGGTCGTCGCCTTTGAGTCTCACGGCACCAAGGATCAGGACTTTTCCGCGCAGTTGACCACCGTCATCAGTGCCAAGCCCGACTTCATTTTCGTGCCTGACAACTACAATCAGGTCGCCCTGATTATCCAACAGGCCCGGGACCTCGGCTACAAAGGCCCATTCATGGGCTCCGACGCCTGGGGAACTCCCGACCTCATCAAGCTGTGTGGCGACGATTGCTACGGCAACTTCTTCTCCACCCATTATGCTGCGGCCGGAGCCAAGGGCGCGACCAAGGAATTCATCGAACGGTATGAAGAAATGTACGGAGCCACCCCGGCCGACTACGCCGCTTTGACCTGGGATTCCATCGGCATGATGATTCAGGCCATCCAAAACGCTGGCACAGTCGAATCAGACACCATGGCCATGCGTAAGGCCATCCGTGAAGGCTTGTCCAACATCACATCCTTCGACGGCATCACCGGTTCCTCGAAATTCGACGCGCAAGGTGATCCCATCAAGTGCGCCGTGGTCGTCAGGATCTCCGACAAAGGCGAATTCGTCTTTGAAGAAGCTGTCTGTCCATAAGGAATTAACCAACATACTCTGATCGGGCGGGGGCTATTCGGCCCCCGCTTTTTTACCGTGAAAACGGGCCGACGCGCCTCAAATGTTGAAGGCCCACAGACAATTCCCGGGAAGTGCAACAGTGGATTTTATTATTCAGAACATACTCAATGCCCTCCAATGGGGCAGTTTCTATGCGCTCATCGCGTTAGGCTACACCTTGGTGTACGGCGTGTTGCGGCTCATCAACTTCGCTCATGGTGATATTTTCATGGTGGGTGCCTACATCGCCTTTTTCGTGGCCAGCTTCCTGCTCGGCCCGGCCATCGGGCTATCTCCTTTTCTCACATTCCTGGTTGCGGTTCCCCTGACCATGTTCCTGACCGCCTGCGTCGGCGTCACCCTTGAACGCGTTGCCTATCGACCACTCCGCCGCAAGGGAGCACACCGACTCTATGTTGTTATCACCGCGCTGATGTGTGGGCTGATCCTCGAATACTCCAACCTCGCGGTTCTGGGTGCCAGCCGTCTCAAATTTCCCGAGCTCGTCGAAAAATCGATCTGGCATTTCGGCGACGTCACCATCACCAACTTGAAAGTCATCGTCATCGTCACGGCCATCGCGGTTTTTGCCATCCTGAATTTCATCGTCACCAAAACGAAAATCGGCATGGCCATGCGTGGTATTTCCTACGATAAATTCGCGATCCCGCTCATGGGTATTCCCATTGACGCCATCATCGTTTTCACCTTCATTCTCGGTTCAGGATTCGCCGGACTGGCCGGACTGCTTTTTGCCATGTCCTATCCGGTCCTTGAGCCATTCATGGGGATGATTATTGGCTGGAAGGCCTTTATCGCGGCGGTTGTCGGCGGTATCGGAGACATCCGGGGTGCCTTTTACGGCGGGTTCCTCCTCGGCTTCATTGAAGTCGGTGTTGTCACGGTCTTCCCGTCCACCTACCGAGACCTGTTCGCCTTCACGATCCTGCTGATTATCCTGTGGATAAAGCCCACCGGATTATTCGGTATGCCGCAATCAACCAAGATCTAGTCGGGAGACATCACATGAAAAAATACTCTCTCAACTTCGTCATGGTTGTCAGCGCCCTCTTCCTTCTGTCCCTGGCGCAATTCGGCATCATCAGCAACTATATCCAAGCCGTGTTCATGTATGTGGGCATCAACATCATCATGTGCACATCGCTCAATCTGGTCAACGGCAACATGGGTGAATTCACCTGTGGTCATGCGGCCTTCATGTGCGTGGGCGCCTACGCCTCCTCCGTCTTGTCCGTTCTCTGCTTCGGCCAAACCCTCGGCACGCCCATGCTGCCCCCGGAAATGGCGATCTTCATCTTCCCGGTGATCATCTTCATCGGCGGTCTCGTCGCGGCCCTGACCAGTGTGCTGGTCGCTGTCCCGGCATTCAAAACCCGTGACGACTATCTCGCCATCATCACCATCGCCGTCAACTACATGGTCATTTCCGCCATTGAAAACATGAACTTCATTGGTGGCTCCCGAGGCTTTCAGGGCATGAAAGACACCGTCTGGGCCATGAAAGACACACTGAACGGCCCATGGATGCTTTTCTGGGTCATCACCTTCATGGTGCTCACCATCTGGGTCATCCGCCGGTTCATCACATCCACCTACGGCAAGGGCGTCAACGCCATCTGTCAGGATGAGACCGCTGCGGAAATCATGTCCGTGAACACCAACAAGATCAAACTGGTCAACTTCATGATCTCCGCAGGACTGGCCGGGTGTGCCGGTGGCCTGTTTGCGCATGTGGTCGGCTACGTCAATCCTCAATCCTTCAACATCCTCAAATCCACCGAGGCCATGGTCATGGTCTATCTCGGCGGCATGGGATCGCTCTCCGGCGCGGTCATCTCGGCAGTGGTCTTCACGTTCCTGATGGAAGTTCTCCGTTCCCAGTCCCTCATTGATTTCCTCATGGCCCCGGCAACCTTCGTTTTCCCGGATTGGGAACCGTCAGCTGGTGTCATCAAATGGGTTATCATCCCCCTGCTTCTCGTCCTGATCATGCAGTTCAGGCCCGAAGGCATCATGGGAAACAAGGAACTGTCAGACGTGTTCCCGAAACTCAAAAAGTACTACACGTTCAAATAGGGGGACACCATGTCACTGCTTAAAATTGATACCATGACCCAACGATTCGGCGGGCTTCAGGCCGTGTCCGAATTCAGCATCGAAATGCAGGGCGGCGAACTGATGGGGCTGATCGGTCCCAACGGTGCCGGCAAAACCACCATATTCAACCTGATTTCCGGCTTCTACCAGCCCACCGAAGGGACCATCACCTTTGACGGTGCCCCCACCGCCGGTCTCAAGCCGCATCAGGTGACCTCCATGGGCATCGCCCGAACCTTCCAGAACATCCGCCTCTGGCACGACATGAGCGTGCTCGACAACATCCGCATTGCCCAACACTACCGCATGGGCTATTCGGTCTGGGATTCCATCATTCGTGGTCCCAAATACCGGGCACGCGAGGCCCGAATTCTGGAAATCGCCGAGGAACTGCTCGAAGCCATGTCACTCACCGACGTTGCCAACGAATTCCCGAAGAACCTGTCCTATGGCCTACAACGCCGTGTGGAAATCGCCCGGGCCATGTCCATCCGCCCAAAACTGCTCCTCTTGGATGAACCCGCCGCAGGGCTGAACTCCTCCGACGTGGAAGACCTCATCAAGCTCGTCCACTGGATTC
It encodes the following:
- a CDS encoding branched-chain amino acid ABC transporter permease, which codes for MKKYSLNFVMVVSALFLLSLAQFGIISNYIQAVFMYVGINIIMCTSLNLVNGNMGEFTCGHAAFMCVGAYASSVLSVLCFGQTLGTPMLPPEMAIFIFPVIIFIGGLVAALTSVLVAVPAFKTRDDYLAIITIAVNYMVISAIENMNFIGGSRGFQGMKDTVWAMKDTLNGPWMLFWVITFMVLTIWVIRRFITSTYGKGVNAICQDETAAEIMSVNTNKIKLVNFMISAGLAGCAGGLFAHVVGYVNPQSFNILKSTEAMVMVYLGGMGSLSGAVISAVVFTFLMEVLRSQSLIDFLMAPATFVFPDWEPSAGVIKWVIIPLLLVLIMQFRPEGIMGNKELSDVFPKLKKYYTFK
- a CDS encoding ABC transporter ATP-binding protein; this encodes MSLLKIDTMTQRFGGLQAVSEFSIEMQGGELMGLIGPNGAGKTTIFNLISGFYQPTEGTITFDGAPTAGLKPHQVTSMGIARTFQNIRLWHDMSVLDNIRIAQHYRMGYSVWDSIIRGPKYRAREARILEIAEELLEAMSLTDVANEFPKNLSYGLQRRVEIARAMSIRPKLLLLDEPAAGLNSSDVEDLIKLVHWIHENFDITIFMIEHQMKVVTSLCQWIKVIDFGATIAEGTPEDIQSNPAVIKAYLGDDTI